The Ahaetulla prasina isolate Xishuangbanna chromosome 4, ASM2864084v1, whole genome shotgun sequence genome has a window encoding:
- the LOC131198705 gene encoding vomeronasal type-2 receptor 26-like, with amino-acid sequence MVFFMAVIAVLLPGVTCLISRTSRKECAMGKTPFIKHKYFLPGDFTMAGIISQFYMMSDQVLFTRHPSEELVNDFIYFMARWTYLASMELLSTRGKFIPNYKCDTKDWTVSVIAGPTSHICPFMANILNVYKMPQLIYGSSPMRGDQIQAAFFHRFFPDGDQQIVAILQLLLYFRWTWIGLYVQRNESGDRFIQNAIPLFSKQGICFEFMGEMPQETFSNDISSAFKGFSKMYITVMNSTTNVIIVYCENQVTIIFRLLPYYREFEDIPIERKDKVLIMPAQMEFTSTPFLKDRGMVFIHGVITFEVSSKEISGFNKFLQMRNPTSEAEDHLMRVFWEEAFECSFPKDNLDEHAGKLCTGEEKLENLPKSVFDTTMTGQSYSIYNAVYAVAHALQAMFSPKHRTRAEVRREMLLTQRSWQLHHYLRTMSFNNTAGEKISFNENGDLDTGFDIINWVTFPNKTFVKFKVGKVNPAASPDQLFTISAQDITWPSIFNQVLPLSICNDHCYSGWRKMKIEGKPFCCYACLPCAKEKISNQMDAVDCFQCSEDQFPNKAQNLCIPKTTTFLSYNEPLGITLASVSLFLSFITALVLGIFIKQQDTPIVKANNRSLTYILLIVLLLSFLCSLLFIGQPDQVKCFMQQAAFGIIFSVALSCILGKTILVVLAFMATRPGSKMRKWVGNKLAFSIVLFCSLAQFIICTVWLTISPPFPDSDMYSMAEEIVLQCNEGSTTMFYTVLGFLGVLTAVSFTVAFLARKLPDSFNEAKFITFSMLVFCSVWISFVPTYLSTKGKYMVAVEIFSILASAAGLLGCIFSPKCYIIIMRPDLNTKGQLIKK; translated from the exons TTATTTCATGGCGAGATGGACCTACTTGGCTTCAATGGAGCTCCTCTCAACACGGGGCAAATTCATCCCCAATTATAAGTGTGATACTAAGGACTGGACAGTATCTGTTATTGCAGGACCTACCTCTCACATCTGTCCCTTCATGGCAAACATTTTGAATGTCTACAAGATGCCCCAG CTCATATATGGATCTTCTCCTATGAGAGGTGACCAGATACAAGCTGCTTTCTTCCATCGCTTTTTCCCAGATGGAGACCAACAGATTGTGGCTATTCTCCAGTTGCTGTTGTATTTTAGGTGGACATGGATTGGGTTGTATGTTCAACGTAATGAGAGTGGAGATAGATTCATTCAAAATGCTATTCCATTGTTTTCTAAACAAGGTATCTGCTTTGAGTTCATGGGAGAGATGCCCCAGGAAACATTTTCGAATGATATTTCTTCAGCTTTTAAAGGTTTTAGCAAAATGTACATTACTGTCATGAACAGCACTACCAATGTCATTATTGTATATTGTGAAAACCAAGTTACCATCATTTTTAGACTGTTGCCCTATTATAGAGAATTTGAAGATATACCCATCGAGAGAAAAGATAAAGTTTTGATAATGCCAGCCCAGATGGAGTTTACATCCACTCCCTTTCTGAAAGACAGGGGTATGGTCTTTATCCATGGTGTAATAACTTTTGAAGTTTCTTCCAAGGAGATTTCTGGATTTAATAAATTCCTTCAGATGAGAAACCCaacttcagaagcagaagaccatTTAATGAGAGTGTTTTGGGAAGAGGCTTTTGAATGTTCTTTTCCTAAAGATAATTTAGATGAACATGCTGGGAAGCTGTGCACTGGAGAAGAGAAGTTGGAGAATCTACCTAAGTCTGTGTTTGACACCACCATGACTGGACAGAGTTACAGCATCTACAATGCAGTTTATGCAGTGGCACATGCTTTACAAGCCATGTTTTCCCCTAAACACAGAACAAGGGCGGAAGTTCGGAGAGAAATGCTTTTGACTCAGAGGTCATGGCAG TTACATCACTATTTGAGAACCATGTCATTTAATAACACTGCAGGAGAGAAAATTTCCTTTAATGAAAATGGGGATTTAGACACTGGATTTGACATTATTAACTGGGTCACATTCCCAAATAAGACTTTTGTTAAATTCAAAGTTGGAAAGGTCAACCCAGCGGCTTCTCCAGATCAGCTATTCACCATTTCTGCACAAGACATCACCTGGCCTAGCATCTTTAACCAG GTTTTACCTCTTTCTATTTGCAATGACCATTGCTATTCTGGGTGGAGGAAGATGAAAATAGAAGGGAAGCCATTTTGCTGTTATGCTTGCCTTCCATGTGCAAAAGAGAAAATTTCAAACCAGATGG atgcGGTTGACTGCTTTCAATGTTCAGAAGACCAATTTCCAAACAAGGCTCAAAATCTTTGTATTCCAAAAACAACCACCTTCCTGTCTTACAACGAGCCACTGGGAATCACCTTGGCCAGTGTtagtctcttcctttctttcatcaCTGCTTTGGTGCTGGGGATCTTCATTAAACAGCAGGACacccccattgtcaaagccaacaacaggaGCCTCACCTACATTCTTCTCATTGTTCTCCTGCTCTCATTCCTTTGCAGTTTGCTCTTCATTGGACAACCTGACCAAGTAAAATGTTTCATGCAACAAGCTGCTTTTGGCATCATATTCTCTGTAGCCCTTTCATGCATATTAGGGAAAACGATCCTTGTTGTtcttgctttcatggccaccagGCCAGGTTCCAaaatgaggaaatgggtggggaatAAATTGGCTTTTTCTATTGTCCTATTTTGCTCCCTTGCACAATTTATCATTTGTACCGTGTGGCTGACAATTTCTCCCCCATTCCCAGATTCTGACATGTACTCCATGGCTGAAGAAATTGTTCTACAATGTAATGAAGGTTCAACCACAATGTTTTATACAGTGCTTGGCTTTCTGGGGGTCTTGACTGCTGTCAGTTTCACTGTGGCTTTCCTAGCTAGGAAGTTACCAGatagctttaatgaagccaaatttatcaccttcagcatgttggtcttttgTAGTGTCTGGATATCATTTGTTCCAACCTATTTGAGTACCaaggggaaatacatggtggctgtggagatcttctccattttggcttcagCAGCTGGGTTACTGGGCTGcatcttttcccccaaatgctaTATCATTATTATGAGACCTGATTTGAATACAAAGGGAcagttaataaaaaaataa